A genomic region of Bacillus sp. SM2101 contains the following coding sequences:
- a CDS encoding DUF4179 domain-containing protein, with amino-acid sequence MNCPTTDKLSQYVDQLLLIQEHTTIQHHLKDCVHCQHVVNAFQDEQRFIKETLQTPTLPDQFASTVLDQLEPYKQKVTRKKRSTKKRIMLTVAGIILTVSLSAVLQPSFAQLIGGLFSTNQVDDGLRMASQAGVGERVNLEVTDQNITFKVEDVIADPSRLAISYQLINEHGKIIDYDIDWSVHPKDMDNDISAIIQNGKIIPMERKSWMKREDDYGFIEFPLREYEELGEAFTLVFNISNINGVKGNWQLDVPVDLTRSLQLTHTLPLNDVSTTYNGVMITMKETRYAPSSYELLYETSFTEEELAKVEENIQNFEEQYGEDIISGLTRYGSDVNYHLENEEHKNIHENDRTYHDAIFQDNSIDSNFHSLGTSNEDLALLGHNAWSTFFTPLGEDEKLTFVLGGVAKTVPSDFSITIIPKELKKNPVTFEYEGNYMTITKAKKRNEYSLRKAIIPIEIATNFTIEMEGGKDELASEFVHWIIEDDKGNVYPTFDTKSILNKKDKNDRYKTTIDIRAYDLEEIPEELTLHLLSVKRFYELDKQWQVPLYQIAE; translated from the coding sequence ATGAATTGTCCAACGACAGATAAACTTTCTCAGTATGTAGATCAATTACTTCTGATACAAGAACACACTACAATTCAACATCATTTAAAAGATTGTGTGCATTGTCAGCATGTCGTAAATGCTTTTCAAGATGAGCAAAGATTTATAAAGGAAACATTACAAACACCTACACTACCTGATCAATTTGCTTCCACCGTTCTAGACCAGTTAGAACCATACAAACAGAAGGTTACTCGCAAGAAGAGGTCGACTAAAAAAAGAATCATGCTCACTGTAGCAGGCATCATTTTAACTGTAAGCTTAAGTGCGGTATTACAGCCTAGCTTTGCTCAATTAATTGGTGGCCTGTTTTCTACAAATCAAGTGGATGATGGCTTAAGAATGGCGTCCCAAGCTGGTGTCGGTGAAAGAGTAAACCTTGAAGTTACTGATCAAAATATAACATTTAAAGTTGAAGATGTCATTGCAGATCCTTCTCGTCTAGCTATATCATATCAATTGATAAATGAGCATGGCAAAATAATTGACTATGACATTGACTGGTCTGTCCATCCTAAGGACATGGACAATGACATTTCAGCAATCATTCAAAATGGCAAAATTATTCCTATGGAACGGAAGAGTTGGATGAAGCGTGAAGATGATTATGGGTTTATTGAATTCCCTTTAAGAGAATACGAGGAATTAGGAGAGGCGTTCACGTTAGTATTTAACATATCTAATATTAATGGTGTAAAGGGCAATTGGCAGCTAGATGTTCCAGTGGACTTAACAAGGAGTCTACAATTAACTCATACATTACCCTTAAATGATGTAAGTACTACCTATAATGGAGTGATGATCACGATGAAGGAAACACGCTATGCTCCATCATCATATGAACTACTGTATGAAACATCATTTACGGAGGAAGAATTAGCAAAGGTTGAAGAAAATATACAAAATTTTGAAGAACAGTATGGTGAAGACATCATTAGTGGTTTAACACGATATGGGTCTGATGTTAATTATCATTTGGAAAATGAAGAACATAAAAACATACATGAAAATGATCGTACCTATCATGACGCAATCTTCCAAGATAATTCCATAGATTCTAATTTTCATAGTTTAGGTACTTCTAACGAAGATTTAGCACTGCTTGGGCATAATGCATGGAGTACATTTTTCACCCCGCTAGGTGAGGATGAAAAACTGACTTTTGTGCTTGGCGGCGTGGCAAAAACAGTCCCTTCAGATTTTTCGATAACAATTATTCCTAAAGAGTTAAAGAAAAATCCAGTTACATTTGAATATGAGGGAAACTATATGACAATTACAAAAGCAAAAAAACGTAATGAATATTCTTTGCGAAAAGCTATTATTCCTATTGAAATAGCAACCAACTTCACTATTGAAATGGAAGGTGGCAAGGATGAGTTAGCGTCTGAGTTCGTTCATTGGATAATAGAAGATGATAAGGGCAATGTATATCCAACATTCGATACAAAATCAATTCTCAATAAAAAAGATAAAAACGATCGTTATAAAACGACAATTGACATTCGAGCGTACGATTTAGAGGAGATTCCAGAAGAATTAACATTACACTTACTTTCGGTTAAACGCTTTTATGAATTGGATAAACAATGGCAGGTCCCGCTTTATCAAATTGCAGAATGA